A genome region from Alistipes dispar includes the following:
- a CDS encoding TrmH family RNA methyltransferase codes for MKNTANDEAASDGGFGLEAGHLAGRIACLAEFMTADRYAVLRRTVAGRTRYMTVLAENMFHGQNAAALVRHCEAFGIQEMHTVESLCPFEPSAAVVRGTDRWVDIRRHRSTDDALAALRGAGYRIVATTPHREDCTPETFDVARGPFALVFGTEHAGISDGIVAAADEFLRIPMCGMVESLNVSASAAILIYMLSERVRLTVPGWRMPLASQAEVLERWMRRSVKDSEEILRRRFGSGGL; via the coding sequence ATGAAAAATACCGCAAATGACGAAGCCGCTTCCGACGGCGGGTTCGGCCTCGAAGCCGGACATCTTGCCGGACGGATCGCCTGCCTGGCGGAGTTCATGACCGCGGACCGCTATGCCGTGCTGCGGCGGACGGTCGCCGGCCGGACGCGTTATATGACGGTGCTGGCCGAGAACATGTTCCACGGCCAGAACGCCGCCGCGCTGGTGCGCCATTGCGAGGCGTTCGGCATTCAGGAGATGCACACGGTCGAAAGTCTCTGTCCGTTCGAGCCGAGTGCGGCCGTGGTGCGGGGGACCGACCGGTGGGTGGACATCCGGCGGCATCGTTCGACGGACGACGCGCTGGCGGCGCTCCGCGGCGCGGGTTACCGCATCGTCGCCACGACGCCCCACCGCGAGGACTGCACCCCCGAGACGTTCGACGTCGCGCGGGGGCCCTTCGCGCTGGTCTTCGGCACGGAGCACGCCGGGATTTCGGACGGGATCGTCGCCGCGGCGGACGAGTTCCTGCGTATTCCGATGTGCGGGATGGTCGAGAGTCTGAATGTCTCGGCCTCGGCGGCGATTCTGATCTACATGCTTTCGGAGCGCGTGCGACTCACGGTTCCCGGGTGGCGGATGCCCCTTGCCTCGCAGGCCGAGGTGCTGGAGCGCTGGATGCGCCGCAGCGTGAAGGATTCGGAAGAGATTCTGCGGCGGCGTTTCGGCAGCGGCGGCCTTTGA
- a CDS encoding aspartate aminotransferase family protein, translated as MNDTILRKQFLARVAQTSPSPMLVEVARAEGSFFYTPEGKRYYDLVAGVSVSNVGHANPAVVRAVQEQAARYMHVMVYGELIETPQVEYAAKIASLLPAPLESVYFVNSGAEAVEGALKLAKRFTGRTEMISMRRAYHGSTHGAMTMMGAPEGEEWKGAFRPLLPDVQAIEFNDFAQLERITRRTACVLAEPVQGEAGVRPPRPGYLEALRRRCDEVGALLVFDEIQTGMGRTGELFAMLKYGVTPDIVCLAKAFGGGMPLGAFVSRHEIMDTLQSNPVLGHITTFGGHPVCCAAGLAALEYLLENDVVRQVETKGALYEELLGGHAAVREIRRSGLLLAVELGDSARLYRIMELFREEGILSDWFLFCDTAFRISPPLTISEEEVRGSAAVIRRCLDRL; from the coding sequence ATGAACGATACGATTTTACGGAAACAGTTCCTGGCCCGTGTGGCCCAGACTTCGCCTTCGCCGATGCTGGTGGAGGTGGCCCGGGCCGAGGGTTCGTTTTTCTATACGCCCGAAGGAAAGCGGTATTACGATCTGGTGGCGGGCGTCTCGGTGAGCAACGTGGGCCATGCCAATCCGGCCGTGGTGCGGGCCGTGCAGGAGCAGGCCGCACGCTACATGCACGTGATGGTTTACGGCGAGCTGATCGAAACCCCGCAGGTGGAGTACGCCGCGAAGATCGCGTCGCTGCTGCCTGCGCCGCTCGAGAGCGTCTATTTCGTCAATTCGGGCGCCGAGGCGGTCGAGGGGGCGCTGAAGCTGGCCAAGCGGTTCACGGGGCGCACGGAGATGATCTCGATGCGGAGGGCCTATCACGGTTCGACGCACGGCGCGATGACGATGATGGGCGCGCCCGAGGGCGAGGAGTGGAAAGGGGCGTTCCGGCCCCTGCTGCCCGACGTGCAGGCCATCGAGTTCAACGACTTCGCGCAGTTGGAGCGCATCACGCGCCGCACGGCCTGCGTGCTGGCCGAGCCGGTGCAGGGCGAAGCGGGGGTGCGGCCGCCGCGGCCGGGCTACCTCGAGGCGCTGCGCAGGCGCTGCGACGAGGTGGGGGCGCTGCTCGTCTTCGACGAGATACAGACCGGCATGGGCCGCACGGGCGAGCTGTTCGCCATGCTCAAGTACGGCGTCACGCCCGACATCGTCTGTCTGGCGAAAGCCTTCGGCGGCGGCATGCCGCTCGGGGCCTTCGTCTCGCGGCACGAGATCATGGACACGTTGCAGTCGAATCCCGTGCTGGGGCATATCACCACTTTCGGCGGCCATCCGGTCTGCTGCGCCGCGGGGCTGGCGGCCCTCGAATACCTCTTGGAAAACGACGTCGTGCGGCAGGTCGAGACGAAGGGGGCGTTGTACGAGGAGCTGCTGGGCGGCCATGCGGCCGTGCGGGAGATTCGCCGCAGCGGCCTGCTGCTGGCCGTCGAACTGGGCGATTCGGCCCGGCTTTACCGCATAATGGAACTGTTCCGGGAGGAGGGCATCCTGAGCGACTGGTTCCTCTTCTGCGACACGGCGTTCCGCATTTCGCCGCCGCTGACGATCTCCGAAGAGGAGGTGCGCGGCAGCGCGGCGGTCATTCGGCGGTGTCTGGACCGGCTGTGA
- the nfo gene encoding deoxyribonuclease IV encodes MKYFGAHVSASGGVENAPANAHAIGATAFALFTKNQRQWVAAPLRAEQIAAFRKACDELGYAPAQILPHDSYLINLGHPEREALEKSRTAFLDEMRRCEQLGLDRLNFHPGSHLQKIAEEESLDRIAESINLALDRTHGVTAVIENTAGQGSNLGFRFEHLAYLIDRVEDKSRVGVCIDTCHAFAAGYDLRTAEACDATFAELERVVGFRYLRGMHLNDAMKPLDSRVDRHTPLGDGQIGIECFRYIARDKRFDGIPLILETPDEARWSEEIARLKAFAGEA; translated from the coding sequence ATGAAATATTTCGGAGCACACGTAAGCGCCTCGGGCGGCGTGGAGAACGCCCCCGCCAATGCGCACGCGATCGGCGCCACCGCCTTCGCGCTCTTCACCAAGAACCAGCGGCAATGGGTCGCCGCCCCGCTCCGCGCGGAACAGATAGCGGCCTTCCGCAAGGCGTGCGACGAGCTGGGATACGCTCCGGCGCAGATCCTGCCGCACGACTCGTACCTGATAAACCTCGGACACCCCGAGCGCGAGGCGCTCGAAAAATCACGGACCGCCTTTCTCGACGAGATGCGGCGCTGCGAGCAACTGGGACTCGACCGGCTGAACTTCCACCCGGGGAGCCACCTGCAGAAGATCGCCGAGGAGGAGAGCCTCGACCGGATCGCCGAGTCGATCAACCTCGCGCTGGACCGCACGCACGGCGTCACGGCCGTCATCGAGAATACGGCCGGGCAGGGTTCGAATCTCGGATTCCGGTTCGAGCACCTCGCCTACCTGATCGACCGCGTGGAGGACAAGTCGCGCGTGGGCGTCTGCATCGACACCTGCCACGCCTTCGCCGCGGGATACGACCTGCGCACGGCCGAGGCGTGCGACGCCACGTTCGCCGAGCTGGAGCGCGTCGTGGGATTCCGCTACCTCAGGGGGATGCATCTGAACGATGCGATGAAGCCCCTCGACAGCCGCGTGGACCGCCACACGCCGCTGGGCGACGGACAAATCGGCATCGAATGCTTCCGCTACATCGCCCGCGACAAGCGGTTCGACGGCATTCCGCTGATTCTCGAAACCCCCGACGAAGCCCGTTGGAGCGAGGAAATCGCGCGGCTGAAGGCATTCGCCGGGGAGGCGTAA
- a CDS encoding DUF3078 domain-containing protein, producing MKHFYLLLALSSFLVSALPAAAQISIDEVNAEQEGVTFRDRLKSTPVDVDYFSLARYKAERAAIRKERNYLEIKADLQGSLTSYNDSWIAVSGGDNSIALTATLFLKHTFTKNLFTVETIFNAKMGYNRMRVETTNDDGSTDSNGVWFKNLDEFDISVSPAFKMSKNWSYGSIFKFRSQFVNGYVSRTEQERKHLKSTFMTPGYLDISFGFTYNCPVKKFPIVINLSPLSLNATFAESDWIRRRQVDKDGNEIKPAYSYGIEDPDKTSKYEGGSSIQIDFDRTFGKSNYLHYKTRISGFYGWMTDLGQKNKIRDYTEYRLAYEKWLSGGQNIKDKPRLPIHPTVRWENTLEIYATKYIKTTLNFQLYYNRAQNLDVQTNTQLLVGLTYTFKNK from the coding sequence ATGAAACATTTTTACCTGCTGCTCGCCTTGTCGTCGTTTCTGGTCTCCGCTCTCCCGGCCGCGGCGCAGATTTCGATCGACGAAGTGAATGCGGAACAGGAGGGCGTGACTTTCCGCGACCGGCTGAAATCGACTCCCGTGGATGTCGATTATTTCAGCCTGGCCCGTTACAAGGCCGAGCGGGCGGCGATCCGGAAGGAGCGCAACTACCTGGAGATAAAGGCCGACTTGCAGGGATCGCTCACCTCGTACAACGATTCGTGGATCGCCGTGTCGGGCGGTGACAACTCCATCGCGCTGACGGCGACGCTTTTCCTGAAGCATACCTTCACGAAGAATCTCTTCACGGTAGAGACGATTTTCAACGCCAAGATGGGCTACAACCGGATGCGGGTCGAGACGACCAACGACGACGGTTCGACCGACAGCAACGGCGTCTGGTTCAAGAATCTGGACGAATTCGACATTTCGGTCTCCCCGGCCTTCAAGATGTCGAAGAACTGGTCCTACGGTTCGATCTTCAAATTCCGCAGCCAGTTCGTGAACGGCTATGTATCGCGTACGGAGCAGGAGCGCAAGCACCTGAAAAGCACCTTCATGACCCCGGGTTATCTGGATATTTCGTTCGGTTTCACCTACAACTGCCCGGTCAAGAAGTTTCCCATCGTCATTAACCTCTCGCCGTTGTCGCTCAACGCCACCTTCGCCGAGAGCGACTGGATTCGCCGGCGGCAGGTCGATAAGGACGGCAACGAGATCAAGCCCGCCTACTCCTACGGTATCGAGGACCCCGACAAGACGTCGAAATACGAGGGCGGCTCGTCCATTCAGATCGACTTCGACCGGACCTTCGGCAAGTCGAACTACCTGCACTACAAGACCCGTATCTCGGGATTCTACGGCTGGATGACCGACCTGGGACAGAAGAACAAGATCCGCGACTACACGGAGTACCGTCTCGCCTACGAGAAGTGGCTGAGCGGCGGCCAGAATATCAAGGACAAACCCCGCCTGCCGATCCATCCGACGGTACGCTGGGAGAACACGCTCGAAATCTACGCCACGAAGTATATCAAGACGACGCTCAACTTCCAGCTCTACTACAACCGGGCGCAGAATCTCGACGTGCAGACCAATACGCAATTGCTGGTGGGTCTGACCTATACCTTCAAGAACAAGTAA
- a CDS encoding S41 family peptidase, with amino-acid sequence MYRNSKHTVIFPLILSAGVVLGILLGQYLGRHDTASQIRGMLSHMSVPSNKLTYTLSLIENRYVDSVSMDSLAEHVIPLLVRELDPHSVYIPASEMAALNEPLEGEFDGIGVVFNMATDTVIVLNVIPHGPSDKAGVKAGDRIVEIGDSLVAGRKIPQNEVVKMLRGPRGSKVRLGLGRQGIDGLVEVEVERGIIPIRSVESAFRIVDGIGYVKLGQFARTTAGEFRAALDTLRAQGVSKLIFDLRGNSGGFLDQAIAVANEFLHEGQLIVYTEDRRHEQLREYADGTGSAQEMEVAVLIDEASASSSEILAGALQDNDRGTIVGRRSFGKGLVQQQIPYADGSALRLTTARYYTPTGRSIQKPYTIGDDESYEEDLWNRYRNNEFFSADSIRFADSLKRTTPGGKVVYGGGGIMPDVFVPADTTDVTKYFIEVAGRNILYRYTIEYADRHRDALNAVRTIGGLDSLLDGDRRLFDDFIAYAARKGVAPRYDDIARSHKLIEAQLRAYIGRNTSLEDDGFYAQIYPVDDVIVRAIGILNGKRDD; translated from the coding sequence ATGTACAGAAATTCGAAACATACGGTGATTTTCCCGCTGATCCTGTCGGCGGGCGTCGTGCTGGGCATCCTGCTCGGCCAATATCTCGGACGGCACGACACGGCGTCGCAGATCCGGGGGATGCTGAGCCACATGTCCGTGCCGTCCAACAAACTGACCTATACGCTGTCGCTCATCGAGAACCGCTACGTCGATTCGGTGTCGATGGATTCGCTCGCCGAGCACGTCATTCCGCTGCTCGTGCGGGAGCTGGACCCCCATTCGGTCTATATCCCCGCGTCGGAGATGGCCGCGCTGAACGAGCCGCTCGAAGGCGAGTTCGACGGGATCGGCGTGGTGTTCAACATGGCCACCGATACGGTGATCGTGCTGAACGTCATCCCTCACGGCCCGAGCGACAAGGCCGGCGTCAAGGCCGGGGACCGGATCGTCGAGATCGGCGATTCGCTCGTCGCCGGGCGGAAAATTCCTCAGAACGAGGTGGTGAAGATGCTGCGCGGGCCGCGCGGCTCGAAGGTCCGTCTGGGGCTCGGCCGGCAGGGGATCGACGGACTGGTGGAGGTGGAGGTCGAACGCGGCATCATTCCGATCCGGAGCGTCGAGTCGGCCTTCCGCATCGTGGACGGCATCGGCTATGTCAAGCTGGGGCAGTTCGCACGGACGACCGCCGGGGAGTTCCGTGCGGCGCTGGATACGCTGCGGGCGCAGGGAGTGTCGAAGCTCATCTTCGACCTGCGCGGCAACTCGGGCGGATTCCTCGACCAGGCCATCGCCGTGGCCAACGAATTCCTGCACGAGGGGCAGTTGATCGTCTATACGGAGGACCGCCGCCACGAGCAGTTGCGCGAATACGCCGACGGTACGGGATCGGCTCAGGAGATGGAAGTGGCGGTGCTCATCGACGAGGCCAGCGCTTCGTCGAGTGAGATTCTGGCCGGCGCCCTGCAGGACAACGACCGCGGCACGATCGTCGGCCGCCGTTCGTTCGGCAAGGGGCTCGTGCAGCAGCAGATTCCCTATGCCGACGGATCGGCCCTGCGGCTGACGACGGCCCGCTACTACACGCCGACGGGGCGTTCGATCCAGAAACCCTACACGATCGGCGACGACGAGAGCTACGAGGAGGATCTCTGGAACCGCTACCGGAACAACGAGTTCTTCTCGGCGGACAGCATCCGCTTCGCCGATTCGCTCAAGCGCACGACACCCGGCGGGAAGGTGGTCTATGGCGGGGGCGGCATCATGCCCGACGTCTTCGTGCCGGCCGACACGACCGACGTGACGAAGTATTTTATCGAGGTGGCGGGACGCAATATCCTCTACCGCTATACGATCGAATATGCCGACCGGCATCGCGACGCGCTGAACGCCGTGCGGACGATCGGCGGGCTGGACTCGCTGCTCGACGGCGACCGGAGGCTTTTCGACGATTTCATCGCCTATGCGGCCCGCAAGGGCGTCGCGCCGCGTTACGACGATATCGCCCGCTCGCACAAACTCATCGAGGCGCAACTGAGGGCCTACATCGGGCGCAACACGTCGCTCGAGGACGACGGATTCTATGCACAAATCTATCCCGTGGACGACGTGATCGTGCGGGCCATCGGGATTCTGAACGGAAAGCGGGATGATTAA
- the deoC gene encoding deoxyribose-phosphate aldolase, with product MEYANHLKEYAPAWSAEHVEEEVARIRKAAGERNRNAEVYKFCYSAIDLTTLSCNDSVASVTEFARKAAEFYEKYPHIPNVASICIYPSFVETVGVAVDGTPMRITSVGGGFPASQTYLEVKALEVAMAVENGADEIDIVLNVGRMLTGEYDEAANEVEVIRSELDEDVVLKVIIESGALKTPELIRRASLLSMFAGADFVKTSTGKIDVAATPEAAVVMCQAIRDYYEKTDRKVGFKAAGGVRTPEDAALYYTIVEEILGREWLTTDLFRIGASSAANNLLSAIEGKPVKYY from the coding sequence ATGGAATACGCCAATCACCTGAAGGAATACGCCCCGGCATGGAGCGCGGAACACGTGGAGGAAGAGGTAGCCCGCATCCGCAAGGCCGCCGGGGAGCGCAACCGCAACGCGGAAGTTTATAAATTCTGCTACTCGGCCATCGACCTCACGACACTCTCGTGCAACGACTCGGTGGCCTCCGTCACGGAGTTCGCCCGCAAGGCCGCGGAGTTTTACGAGAAATACCCGCATATTCCCAACGTGGCGTCGATCTGCATCTACCCCTCGTTCGTCGAGACCGTCGGTGTGGCCGTGGACGGCACGCCGATGCGTATCACGAGCGTCGGCGGCGGATTCCCCGCATCGCAGACCTACCTCGAAGTGAAGGCGCTCGAAGTGGCGATGGCCGTGGAGAACGGAGCCGACGAAATAGACATCGTGCTCAACGTGGGACGAATGCTCACGGGCGAATACGACGAGGCGGCCAACGAAGTGGAGGTGATCCGCTCGGAGTTGGACGAAGACGTCGTGCTGAAGGTCATCATCGAGTCGGGAGCGCTGAAAACGCCGGAACTGATCCGACGGGCTTCGCTGCTCTCCATGTTCGCAGGGGCGGATTTCGTGAAGACCTCGACCGGCAAGATCGACGTGGCGGCGACGCCCGAAGCGGCCGTCGTCATGTGTCAGGCGATCCGCGACTATTACGAAAAGACGGACCGCAAGGTCGGCTTCAAGGCAGCCGGAGGGGTCCGCACGCCCGAGGACGCGGCGCTGTACTACACGATCGTCGAGGAGATTCTGGGCCGGGAATGGCTCACGACCGACTTGTTCCGCATCGGCGCCTCGTCGGCCGCGAACAACCTGCTCTCGGCCATCGAAGGCAAACCCGTGAAATATTACTAA